From the Desulfosarcina sp. BuS5 genome, one window contains:
- a CDS encoding type I restriction-modification system subunit M encodes MSSQIDQKDINNAAWAACDTFRGVVDPAQYKDYILVMLFLKYISDVWQDHYEAYQKQYGDDDVRIRRKLERERFILPAIKLTEKNEKTGQKTVLDEFPATYYSFYERRAAANIGELINIVLVHIEESNKSKLEGVFRNIDFNSEANLGKTKDRNRRLKQLLEDFHKPQLDMRPSRVSGDVIGNTYIYLIERFASDSGKKAGEFFTPLKVTELVAKLAGPKPGDRICDPACGSGGLLIQAAREVGDRNFALFGQESNGSTWALCRMNMFLHSFDSARVEWCDTLNSPLLIENDRLMKFNCIVANPPFSLDKWGAENAESDQYNRFWRGIPPKSKGDWAFISHMVETALEKQGRVAVVVPHGVLFRGAAEGRIRQKMIEENLLDAVIGLPGNLFPTTNIPVAILVFDRSREKGGSNETCKDVLFVDAGREYVSSKNHNTLSEEHLTKIMGTCKSREEVEKYAHVAVFEEIKENDFNLNIPRYVDTFEEEEIDIDAVQLEIDELEKELKKVRVKIAEKLKEIQR; translated from the coding sequence ATGAGCAGCCAAATTGATCAAAAAGACATCAACAACGCTGCATGGGCTGCATGCGATACCTTCCGGGGAGTGGTAGATCCTGCTCAATACAAGGACTACATCCTTGTGATGTTGTTCTTAAAATACATTTCGGATGTATGGCAGGATCACTATGAAGCCTATCAAAAACAGTATGGTGATGATGATGTTAGAATTCGCCGAAAACTGGAACGTGAACGTTTTATTCTCCCTGCAATCAAATTAACTGAAAAAAATGAGAAGACAGGACAGAAAACTGTGCTGGACGAGTTCCCCGCCACCTATTACAGCTTTTACGAACGTAGAGCCGCAGCCAATATCGGGGAACTTATCAATATTGTTCTCGTCCACATTGAAGAATCTAACAAAAGCAAGCTTGAAGGCGTTTTCCGTAATATTGATTTCAACAGCGAAGCAAATCTTGGAAAAACCAAAGACAGAAACAGACGACTGAAACAACTTCTTGAAGATTTTCACAAGCCGCAGTTAGACATGAGACCAAGCCGGGTTTCAGGGGATGTTATTGGCAACACCTATATTTATCTGATTGAACGTTTTGCTTCCGACTCCGGGAAAAAGGCCGGAGAGTTTTTTACCCCGCTCAAAGTAACCGAACTTGTAGCTAAACTTGCCGGGCCAAAGCCGGGTGACCGCATCTGTGACCCTGCCTGCGGATCAGGAGGTCTTTTGATTCAGGCGGCCAGAGAGGTTGGTGACCGGAATTTTGCCCTTTTCGGACAGGAATCAAACGGCAGTACATGGGCATTATGCCGTATGAACATGTTTCTGCACAGCTTTGACAGCGCCCGTGTCGAATGGTGCGACACTCTCAACAGTCCTCTTCTAATTGAAAATGACCGTTTGATGAAATTCAACTGCATAGTCGCCAATCCACCATTCTCGCTTGATAAATGGGGAGCGGAAAATGCTGAAAGCGATCAGTACAACCGGTTCTGGCGCGGAATTCCTCCAAAAAGTAAAGGCGACTGGGCATTTATCAGCCATATGGTGGAGACTGCTCTGGAAAAACAGGGGCGTGTTGCCGTTGTCGTTCCTCATGGGGTTCTTTTCCGGGGAGCTGCTGAAGGCCGGATTCGTCAAAAAATGATTGAGGAAAATCTTCTCGATGCAGTTATCGGACTTCCGGGGAATCTGTTCCCGACTACCAATATACCGGTTGCTATTCTGGTCTTTGATCGAAGCCGTGAAAAAGGCGGGTCAAATGAAACATGCAAGGATGTTCTATTTGTAGATGCCGGCCGGGAATATGTGTCCAGTAAAAACCATAACACCCTCTCGGAAGAACATCTAACTAAAATCATGGGGACCTGCAAGTCACGTGAAGAAGTGGAGAAGTATGCCCATGTAGCCGTATTCGAGGAAATCAAGGAAAACGACTTTAACCTTAATATCCCCCGTTATGTTGATACGTTTGAAGAAGAAGAGATCGATATCGATGCCGTTCAGTTAGAGATAGACGAACTGGAAAAAGAGCTGAAGAAAGTTCGGGTAAAAATAGCTGAAAAACTCAAGGAGATCCAGCGATGA
- a CDS encoding restriction endonuclease subunit S yields the protein MKLKIKQLATVQMGYSFRSRLEASRGGEVAVIQMKDLLQDNTVGCKKLVKIEMDRVKEHHLVQKGDLVFRSRGQMSTAAILLEDPGRAVVAAPLLRIRIAKPDKILPEYLNWYISQRNAQIFLLSRAKVTVQKMIGKQAVEDMEVYLPTLKKQQHIVDMAKLSARERTILSTLSEKRDQYISTVLMQFAKGE from the coding sequence ATGAAATTAAAAATAAAGCAATTAGCGACAGTGCAGATGGGGTATTCATTTCGGTCTCGTCTCGAAGCTTCAAGGGGTGGAGAGGTCGCTGTTATCCAAATGAAGGATTTACTTCAGGATAATACTGTAGGTTGCAAGAAGCTGGTCAAGATTGAGATGGATAGAGTTAAAGAACATCACCTGGTTCAAAAAGGTGATCTGGTGTTCAGGTCGAGAGGTCAGATGTCAACCGCTGCTATTCTTCTTGAAGATCCAGGCAGGGCTGTTGTTGCAGCGCCTCTGCTCAGGATCAGAATTGCAAAGCCTGATAAAATCCTGCCGGAATACCTGAACTGGTATATCAGCCAAAGGAATGCCCAAATATTTCTGTTAAGCAGAGCCAAGGTGACGGTGCAGAAAATGATCGGCAAGCAGGCTGTCGAGGATATGGAGGTCTACTTGCCAACCTTGAAAAAACAACAACACATCGTGGACATGGCAAAGTTATCTGCACGGGAACGGACTATTCTGAGTACGCTGTCAGAAAAACGGGATCAATACATTTCAACAGTACTAATGCAATTTGCAAAAGGGGAATAA
- a CDS encoding ATP-binding protein, which yields MKRTIYAKLLEWKDAAARSPLILKGTRQVGKSYILQAFGENEFSDCHTFNFEKDKKLSTAFEADLNPERILTELSIYSGKRIDIAKDLVIFDEIQECHAALTSLKYFCEMMPQLALCCAGSLIGVKLSSGSFPVGKVDFLKLYPLNFEEFLMALNDEVSLELYRDSDRVDSFSEIAHQRLWNRLREYYVTGGMPQVVLTYLTYRDDLFEAMKRARNVQEKLVESYNNDFAKHSGKINSIHIVSVFENVPVQLSANIDGSVKKYRFKGVITRKKGYAELQGPIAWLEKSGLILKVKVCKRAEIPLESFCRENMFKLFLFDIGLLGCMLDLPVGLIHSQDYGIAKGYLAENFVAQEFAASGVSRLYSWTEGTSEIEFIRVIDDLLVPVEVKSGTRTHAKSLRQYILKYSPKRAVKISGKPLSRIRNQVIQNYPLYLAAKI from the coding sequence ATGAAGCGAACAATCTATGCAAAGCTACTTGAATGGAAAGATGCTGCCGCACGCTCTCCCCTCATTCTGAAAGGAACGCGTCAGGTTGGGAAGAGCTATATTCTTCAAGCCTTCGGGGAAAACGAGTTTTCCGATTGCCATACCTTCAATTTTGAGAAGGATAAAAAGCTGTCAACGGCATTTGAAGCTGATTTGAACCCGGAAAGAATACTAACTGAGTTATCCATCTATTCCGGCAAAAGGATTGATATTGCCAAAGACCTTGTCATTTTTGATGAAATCCAGGAATGCCACGCAGCCCTGACATCCTTAAAATATTTTTGCGAAATGATGCCTCAACTTGCGCTTTGCTGCGCAGGTTCACTGATCGGTGTTAAGTTGTCTTCAGGATCTTTCCCTGTGGGTAAGGTCGATTTCCTGAAACTATACCCGTTGAATTTTGAAGAGTTTCTCATGGCGTTGAATGATGAAGTCTCATTGGAGTTGTACCGGGATTCAGACAGGGTTGATTCTTTCTCTGAAATAGCCCATCAGAGACTGTGGAATCGGTTGCGGGAATATTATGTCACAGGCGGAATGCCGCAGGTTGTTTTAACCTATTTGACTTACAGGGATGATCTTTTTGAAGCCATGAAAAGGGCAAGGAATGTTCAGGAAAAGCTGGTTGAGAGCTATAATAACGACTTTGCGAAGCATTCGGGCAAGATCAATTCAATACATATTGTGTCTGTATTCGAAAATGTACCTGTGCAGCTTTCTGCAAATATTGACGGGTCAGTCAAAAAATACAGATTTAAAGGGGTAATCACCAGGAAAAAAGGTTATGCGGAACTGCAGGGTCCCATTGCCTGGCTGGAAAAGTCCGGGCTAATTCTAAAAGTTAAGGTATGTAAAAGGGCTGAGATACCCCTGGAATCATTTTGCAGAGAAAATATGTTCAAGCTGTTTTTGTTTGATATCGGTCTTCTCGGGTGTATGCTGGATCTACCGGTTGGTCTCATCCACTCACAAGATTACGGCATTGCAAAAGGGTATCTCGCAGAGAATTTCGTTGCCCAGGAATTTGCTGCTTCAGGTGTTTCAAGGCTGTACTCATGGACGGAGGGGACTTCTGAAATTGAGTTCATAAGGGTTATTGACGATCTCCTTGTACCGGTAGAGGTTAAATCCGGGACCCGAACACATGCAAAAAGTCTGCGGCAGTATATCTTGAAGTATTCACCGAAAAGGGCCGTCAAGATATCCGGAAAACCGCTGAGCAGGATCAGGAACCAGGTTATTCAGAACTATCCGCTCTATCTCGCTGCAAAGATATGA
- a CDS encoding MTH1187 family thiamine-binding protein, whose product MSVLIDFSIFPTDKGESVSPYVAKAVNIIKKSGLDYKLGPMSTSIEGGLEEIMTVINSCFEELKKDCDRIYMTMKADYRKDSFCRIEKKVKSVEDKL is encoded by the coding sequence ATGAGTGTTCTCATCGATTTTTCTATATTTCCCACGGATAAAGGGGAAAGTGTTAGCCCATATGTGGCCAAAGCTGTAAACATTATAAAAAAAAGCGGGCTTGATTATAAGCTCGGTCCCATGAGCACAAGTATTGAAGGCGGGCTGGAAGAAATTATGACCGTTATTAACAGCTGTTTTGAAGAACTAAAAAAAGACTGTGACAGGATATACATGACAATGAAGGCAGATTACAGAAAAGATTCTTTCTGCAGAATAGAAAAAAAAGTAAAATCTGTGGAAGACAAATTATAA
- a CDS encoding amidohydrolase family protein encodes MLPYITDAHAHCGIQDISTTQAFDDYLSLVRGSKIKQVAMFSPVMEIYDRYDYNFQDDSDWQQRRKKSNQHLLEIGNKDLRVIPYFFIWNDFAVDQLTDKHKGIKWHRHSDEPVYHYDDPLCEKAVNEIRRRNMPVVFEEELSNTIKFIKEIASGIRIIIPHLGILNGGYNSLLNKGIWDIPNVYTDTALASTYEIKDYINRYGCQRIMFGSDFPFGDPLYELSKIERLNIPPEKKDMILGLNLKNLLIPSSGKS; translated from the coding sequence ATGTTACCATATATCACAGACGCACACGCTCATTGCGGAATACAAGATATATCGACTACGCAAGCATTCGATGATTATCTATCCCTTGTACGGGGGAGTAAAATAAAACAAGTCGCAATGTTTTCCCCGGTTATGGAAATTTATGATCGTTATGATTATAATTTCCAGGATGACTCTGACTGGCAGCAAAGAAGAAAAAAATCTAATCAGCATTTACTTGAGATCGGAAATAAAGATTTAAGGGTAATTCCATATTTCTTCATATGGAATGATTTTGCCGTTGATCAGCTTACGGATAAGCATAAAGGCATCAAGTGGCACAGGCATTCTGATGAACCGGTTTATCATTATGACGACCCGCTATGCGAAAAGGCCGTCAATGAAATCAGGCGCAGAAACATGCCGGTGGTTTTTGAAGAGGAGTTAAGCAACACAATTAAATTTATCAAGGAAATAGCTTCCGGTATCAGGATAATAATACCGCACCTGGGCATATTAAACGGGGGATATAACAGCTTGTTGAATAAAGGAATCTGGGACATACCGAATGTCTATACCGATACGGCTCTGGCCTCAACGTATGAGATCAAGGATTATATAAACAGGTATGGCTGCCAACGGATTATGTTCGGCTCTGATTTTCCGTTTGGAGATCCCCTGTATGAGCTCTCAAAAATAGAAAGGCTAAACATACCTCCTGAAAAAAAAGATATGATTTTAGGCCTGAATCTAAAAAATCTCCTTATTCCCTCATCCGGCAAATCATAA
- a CDS encoding ArsA family ATPase codes for MRIIFFAGKGGTGKTSVASATGIKSAEAGRRTVIMSLDVAHSLSDIFDLDRKLIDQNKGKPVKLGENLWIQELDIQEEIEKNWGVIHSYLSTLLNTAGLDDILAEELAILPGMEEVSLLLYINNYVREKTFDVIILDCAPTGESLRFISIPTTLEWYMKKIFKIERAVTKYIRPVAKKIYDVPLPGDDYFAAVEKLFDRLKGVDAILVDPKITTVRLVSNPEKIVLKETQRAFMYFCLYNMNIDGIVMNRILPDEVNDVYFKNWICNQKQYVNQAKDYFSPIPIFPVNLFKSEVLGYNDLKALADQIYGNKNPLDRFFEGKPYNLTKQNGEYLLTMNLPFLEKKDIEISKLSDELIIRVTGFKRHILLPRHVAAAQSVNATFEDRQLCIHFKGEDHG; via the coding sequence GTGCGAATCATCTTTTTCGCTGGAAAAGGCGGGACAGGAAAAACAAGCGTCGCATCTGCTACGGGAATCAAATCTGCTGAAGCCGGTCGCAGGACTGTGATAATGTCTTTAGATGTTGCGCACAGTCTTTCCGATATTTTTGATCTGGATAGGAAACTTATAGATCAAAACAAGGGAAAACCTGTAAAACTCGGCGAAAATCTGTGGATACAGGAATTGGATATCCAGGAAGAGATTGAAAAAAACTGGGGCGTTATCCATTCATATCTTTCGACTCTTTTAAATACTGCCGGTTTAGATGACATTCTGGCTGAAGAACTCGCCATTTTACCGGGGATGGAAGAGGTCAGCCTGCTTCTTTACATCAACAACTATGTTCGTGAAAAAACTTTTGATGTAATCATACTCGATTGTGCGCCCACTGGTGAATCCCTGAGATTTATCAGTATTCCGACCACATTAGAGTGGTATATGAAAAAAATATTCAAAATAGAGCGAGCCGTCACAAAGTATATACGCCCTGTGGCAAAGAAAATTTATGATGTCCCCTTGCCGGGTGATGACTATTTTGCTGCTGTTGAGAAGCTGTTTGATCGCTTAAAAGGAGTTGATGCAATCCTTGTTGATCCGAAAATCACGACAGTTCGCCTGGTTAGCAATCCTGAAAAAATCGTTTTAAAAGAGACCCAGCGGGCTTTTATGTATTTTTGCCTTTATAATATGAATATAGACGGTATTGTTATGAACCGGATCTTGCCTGATGAAGTAAATGATGTTTATTTTAAAAACTGGATCTGCAACCAGAAACAATATGTCAATCAAGCAAAAGATTACTTTAGCCCGATTCCTATATTTCCGGTTAATCTATTCAAGAGCGAAGTGCTGGGGTATAATGATCTCAAAGCATTGGCTGATCAGATATACGGAAACAAAAATCCTTTGGATAGATTTTTTGAAGGTAAACCGTATAATCTGACAAAACAAAACGGGGAATACCTGTTGACAATGAATCTGCCGTTTCTTGAAAAAAAGGATATTGAAATAAGCAAGCTTTCAGACGAATTGATTATCCGGGTAACCGGTTTTAAAAGGCACATACTGCTGCCAAGACATGTGGCGGCTGCACAATCGGTTAATGCAACATTTGAAGACCGGCAATTATGTATTCATTTTAAAGGAGAGGATCATGGATAA
- a CDS encoding cytochrome c3 family protein: protein MQKKIVLPLFIMIIFLALNNGAVHAGQDSCFFSKSLHKTGEGMRYWYEAEDGFMALTGMPYNELGCKQCHAKGCTDCHLEKTEKGPAFSLATARKNETCFKCHAREKAISKMDKSRNTQDVHMEAGLTCADCHTPRETHGDGNFYKTMRDPNAKDAACTNCHTKDSEDYPAIPATKSHRIHKGKLECNACHVQNTMTCYNCHFGEFARTKSKPKSFTGKIKDFLLLVKYKGKITSGSLQTLVSADDKAFIVYAPYLTHSIMSDGRKCEECHKTEAVNILSSGEKFAMATVKDGKTDFYKGVVPLVPDLLEWPFFKKEDDKWVTFKPEQKPLVQMGLYAEPFTREELKKLKRKHTYYKK, encoded by the coding sequence ATGCAAAAAAAAATTGTTCTACCTTTATTTATCATGATTATTTTTCTGGCGCTAAATAATGGAGCTGTTCATGCGGGACAAGATAGTTGTTTCTTTTCAAAGAGCCTTCACAAAACCGGCGAAGGTATGCGCTACTGGTATGAAGCTGAGGATGGCTTTATGGCCCTGACCGGCATGCCTTATAACGAGCTTGGTTGTAAACAATGTCACGCCAAAGGCTGCACTGACTGCCACCTTGAAAAAACGGAAAAAGGGCCCGCTTTCTCGCTGGCAACAGCCCGAAAAAATGAAACCTGTTTTAAATGCCACGCTCGAGAGAAGGCTATAAGCAAAATGGACAAAAGTCGAAACACTCAGGATGTCCATATGGAGGCCGGCCTGACCTGCGCCGATTGTCACACCCCAAGGGAAACCCACGGAGATGGAAATTTTTACAAAACCATGCGGGATCCCAATGCCAAGGATGCCGCCTGCACCAACTGCCATACAAAAGACTCGGAAGATTATCCTGCCATACCAGCCACCAAATCCCACAGAATACATAAGGGGAAGCTTGAGTGCAATGCCTGTCATGTTCAAAACACCATGACTTGTTATAATTGTCATTTTGGCGAATTTGCAAGAACTAAAAGCAAACCTAAAAGTTTTACCGGAAAAATAAAAGATTTTTTACTTTTGGTTAAATATAAAGGAAAAATTACCAGCGGCAGTTTGCAGACTTTAGTTTCAGCCGATGATAAGGCTTTTATCGTTTATGCTCCTTATTTAACGCATTCAATCATGAGCGACGGCAGAAAATGCGAAGAATGCCACAAAACGGAAGCTGTTAATATACTATCCTCCGGCGAAAAATTTGCCATGGCGACCGTTAAGGACGGAAAAACCGATTTCTACAAAGGAGTAGTTCCTTTAGTTCCTGATCTACTGGAATGGCCGTTTTTCAAAAAAGAAGACGACAAATGGGTAACTTTTAAGCCCGAGCAAAAACCTCTTGTCCAGATGGGACTTTATGCTGAACCATTCACCAGGGAAGAGTTGAAAAAGCTTAAAAGAAAGCATACTTACTACAAAAAGTAA
- a CDS encoding AAA family ATPase, protein MEIQELTERVERESVAVRSITAELEKVIVGQQGLIDRLLIGILCDGHLLIEGLPGLAKTTAVKRLAAIIDLSFQRIQFTPDLLPADITGTQIFRPDTSDFEVKKGPIFHNIILADEINRAPAKVQSALLEAMQEKQVTVGDETFMLPLPFLVLATQNPIEQEGTYPLPEAQVDRFMLKIKIDYPGESEEKEIMKRVYSGIDEISVEKVDFSVIASAKKLVGSIHMEEKLMDYIVRIVNTTRKPSDFGLDLRHLVAYGGSPRASIYLGLAARAHAFLAGRGYVTPQDVKSIALDVLRHRIILSYEAEAEGLSTDDIIVQILDRLEVP, encoded by the coding sequence ATGGAAATACAAGAGTTGACTGAAAGAGTGGAGCGGGAGAGTGTAGCAGTAAGGAGCATTACGGCTGAACTGGAAAAGGTTATTGTGGGCCAGCAGGGTCTGATAGACAGGCTTCTTATCGGTATACTCTGTGACGGCCATCTCCTTATCGAGGGGCTGCCCGGCCTAGCAAAGACAACCGCCGTAAAGAGGCTGGCTGCTATTATCGACTTAAGTTTTCAGAGAATCCAGTTTACGCCGGATCTTCTGCCGGCCGATATAACCGGCACACAGATTTTCAGGCCTGATACATCCGATTTTGAAGTCAAGAAAGGCCCGATTTTTCATAATATAATTCTGGCGGACGAGATAAATCGAGCGCCGGCCAAGGTGCAGAGCGCGCTGCTGGAGGCGATGCAGGAAAAACAGGTGACAGTGGGAGACGAAACTTTTATGCTGCCTCTGCCGTTTCTCGTGCTTGCCACCCAGAATCCCATCGAGCAGGAGGGCACCTATCCTCTTCCTGAGGCCCAGGTCGACCGCTTTATGCTTAAAATCAAGATAGATTATCCTGGAGAATCCGAGGAAAAAGAGATAATGAAACGGGTTTACAGCGGTATTGATGAGATATCGGTTGAAAAAGTCGATTTTTCCGTTATTGCTTCCGCTAAAAAACTTGTGGGCAGTATTCATATGGAAGAGAAGTTGATGGATTATATTGTGCGTATAGTCAATACCACCAGGAAACCGTCTGATTTCGGACTCGACTTGCGTCATTTGGTTGCATACGGAGGGTCCCCCCGGGCATCTATTTATCTTGGCCTGGCCGCAAGAGCCCATGCTTTTCTTGCAGGCCGTGGATATGTTACGCCCCAGGATGTTAAAAGTATTGCTCTTGATGTGCTGAGACACAGGATTATACTCAGTTATGAGGCCGAAGCAGAGGGCCTGTCCACAGATGATATTATTGTTCAGATTCTAGACCGTCTGGAAGTGCCCTGA
- a CDS encoding DUF58 domain-containing protein yields MLSKDLIKTIQKFHFRTRHLANEMFAGQYTSAFKGRGMEFAEVREYMPGDDIRTIDWNVSARFGRPFVKMFHEERELTVILLIDLSSSNMFATKKRFKRDLIAEVAGTLAFLAIKTNDKVGALFFTSSVDKFIPPKKGSAHVWRLIKEIFTPGEYAPGTDIESALTYLNRTVKRNSIVFLLSDFIDSGYEKALRITSRKHDLTMIRVEDDAEKSLPDIGPVTFTDPESGEICHVNTSNRRVRRLWTEESQKKEREIHRICSSCGVSLIELNTNKSAIKPLMRYFLERGRRR; encoded by the coding sequence ATGCTGTCAAAAGATCTTATAAAAACGATTCAAAAGTTTCATTTCAGGACCCGCCACCTGGCTAACGAAATGTTTGCAGGACAGTATACCAGTGCCTTTAAAGGAAGGGGCATGGAATTTGCTGAAGTCAGGGAATATATGCCCGGAGATGATATACGTACCATCGACTGGAATGTTTCCGCCAGGTTCGGCCGGCCTTTTGTAAAAATGTTTCATGAAGAGCGGGAGCTCACTGTAATACTTTTAATCGATCTCTCCTCATCCAACATGTTTGCGACAAAGAAGCGATTTAAAAGAGACCTGATAGCCGAAGTCGCAGGCACCCTTGCTTTCCTTGCCATAAAAACCAATGACAAGGTGGGCGCTCTATTTTTTACTTCATCGGTGGATAAATTCATTCCCCCCAAAAAAGGAAGCGCCCATGTATGGCGGCTGATAAAGGAAATCTTTACCCCAGGGGAGTATGCCCCGGGGACTGATATAGAATCAGCGCTTACATATCTGAATCGGACTGTCAAAAGGAACAGCATAGTATTTCTGCTCTCCGATTTTATCGATTCCGGTTATGAAAAGGCTTTAAGGATTACTTCCAGAAAGCACGATCTTACAATGATACGTGTAGAGGATGACGCTGAAAAGAGTCTGCCCGACATAGGGCCGGTAACTTTTACTGATCCCGAATCCGGAGAGATATGTCACGTTAATACGTCCAATCGGCGGGTAAGACGTTTATGGACAGAGGAAAGTCAAAAAAAGGAACGCGAGATTCACAGGATATGTTCCAGCTGTGGAGTATCTCTTATCGAACTTAACACAAATAAATCTGCGATTAAGCCTCTCATGAGATATTTTCTGGAGAGAGGGCGCAGAAGATGA
- a CDS encoding vWA domain-containing protein: protein MYRFAYPYLLFLLVLIAGGAFLAYRKKPSAITFSRASDLCSLVGKGSFMLVKIPLILRIIALVLLVIAAARPQKYNLSSEVNTSGVDIILAIDTSGSMRALDFFIKKKRVNRLDAVKHVVHDFISKREQDRIGLIVFGEKAFTQCPLTMDKGLLLNLVAGMKIGMAGDSTAIGLATALGAKRLKNIKAESRVLILLTDGRNNAGEIDPMQAAEAAAATGAKIYTIGVGGFGPAPFVVDTIFGKRVQKVKLDLDEDTLKKIAAVGGGRYFRASDSKKLQEIYNIIDKLEKTEIKVKQFFNFEELYKYFLFPALLILILELLTKSLIIRSVP from the coding sequence TTGTACCGGTTCGCATACCCCTATCTCTTGTTTCTGCTGGTTTTGATTGCAGGAGGCGCTTTTTTGGCATACAGGAAAAAACCCTCTGCCATAACCTTTTCCCGGGCTTCGGATTTATGCAGCCTGGTTGGAAAAGGGTCGTTTATGCTGGTCAAAATACCGCTGATTTTAAGGATAATCGCCCTGGTTCTCCTTGTTATTGCTGCTGCAAGACCACAGAAGTATAATCTCTCTTCAGAAGTTAATACATCCGGTGTCGATATAATACTCGCTATTGATACTTCCGGCTCTATGCGGGCTCTTGATTTTTTTATAAAAAAAAAACGAGTGAACAGGCTTGATGCAGTAAAACATGTTGTGCATGATTTTATAAGCAAAAGGGAGCAGGACAGGATAGGGTTGATTGTTTTCGGAGAGAAAGCCTTTACGCAATGCCCTTTGACCATGGACAAGGGCCTCCTGCTTAACCTGGTTGCCGGCATGAAGATAGGTATGGCCGGAGACAGCACCGCCATCGGTCTGGCAACTGCACTGGGAGCCAAAAGGTTGAAAAATATTAAGGCTGAATCCAGAGTTTTGATTCTCCTGACGGATGGTCGAAACAATGCCGGCGAAATAGATCCAATGCAGGCGGCTGAAGCGGCTGCCGCAACAGGCGCCAAGATATATACAATCGGTGTGGGAGGGTTCGGGCCGGCGCCGTTTGTTGTTGATACGATATTTGGAAAACGTGTTCAAAAAGTAAAGCTGGATCTGGATGAAGATACATTGAAAAAAATCGCAGCGGTTGGCGGCGGCAGGTATTTTCGTGCATCAGACAGCAAAAAATTACAAGAAATTTATAATATAATAGACAAGTTGGAGAAAACGGAAATAAAGGTAAAACAATTTTTTAATTTTGAAGAATTATACAAGTATTTTTTGTTTCCGGCTTTATTGATCCTTATCTTGGAGCTTCTCACAAAAAGTTTGATTATAAGGAGTGTGCCGTGA